The stretch of DNA GCGCGCTTCATGATCGGCTCCCAGTCGGGATCCGTCATATCGGTCACCAGGACATCACCCGGCTGGACCCGGTCCATCTCACTGAGGTCATAGATCACCTTGACCGGCCCACTGCCGATACGCTGGCCTATACTGCGCCCTTCAACCAGCACCGTGCCCCGCTCCCGCAGCAGGTAGCGCTCCATGGTCGCTGCATGGGCGCGACTCTTAACCGTTTCAGGACGGGCCTGCACGATGTAGAGTTTTCCGTCGTCACCATCACGGGCCCACTCCACATCCATGGGGCGTCCATAGTGGCGCTCTATGATCAACGCCTGGCGGGCCAGCTCCTCCACCTCCGCATCGCTGATACAAAAGCGCATACGGTCACTCTCGGGAACATCGACGGTATCGACCGAGCGGCCTACGCTGGCCTGCTCGCCGTAGACCATTTTGATCGCCTTGCTGCCCAGATTACGGCGCAGGATGGCCGGTCGGTTGGCCTCCAGCGTCGGTTTATGGACATAGAACTCATCGGGATTCACCGCTCCCTGCACCACAGTCTCACCCAACCCGTAGGCCGCTGTAATAAAGACCACATCGCGGAAACCCGACTCAGTGTCGAGGGTAAAGAGCACGCCAGAGGCGCCGGTTTCACTGCGCACCATACGCTGGATGCCGGCGGAGAGGGCAACCAGTCGATGATCGAACCCCTGGTGTACCCGATAGGCTATAGCGCGATCATTGAAGAGGGAGGCAAACACCTCCTTCACCGCATGGATTACATTCTCCAGCCCGCGGATATTGAGAAAGGTTTCCTGCTGGCCCGCAAAGGAGGCATCCGGCAGGTCTTCAGCCGTCGCTGAGGAGCGCACGGCCACGGCGAGGTTACTATTACCCTGTTGCAGGGCTGCAAAGGCCTCCTCGATCGCTTGTTCCAGCTCGGGCTGGAAGGGCTGATCCATGATCCAAGCGCGAATGGTCGAACCGGCCACAGCCAGCGCATTCACATCGTCTACGTCCAGCTCATCCAGCAGCTCGTGGATACGCTGGTTAAGACCGCTTTCTTCAAGGAACTCCCGATAAGCGTCCGCCGTGGTGGCAAATCCCCCGGGGACACTAACCCCGGCGCCCGACAGATTGCTGATCATCTCACCAAGGGATGCGTTTTTCCCACCGACGACTTCAACGTCGCCCGCACCCAGTTCTTGTAGCGGTAATACATAATCGATCAAGGTGGAACCTCCGGTGATGCGCAGAAAATGTGGCCCACACCGATACTGCGGGTTGCTGGCCACTGCAGGCGCCTGAGTATACCTCAAGGGGAGGTAATTTCACCCTGCGGTTGATACCTACGTACAACTAGCGACCCCGGAATCCGGTCTTTGTACCGCAGGCGCTTTTTGCCTAAGATGGCGCTTTCGCTATAGGAGCCGGACCCTGTATGAAGCGGTACGTATTTTTTATCTCCGACGGAACCGGCATCACCGCCGAGTCCTTCGGCCAGAGTTTGCTGGCTCAGTTCGACCATGTAGAGTTTGATCGCCAGACCCTGCCCTACATCGATACGCCCGCCAAGGCAGAACAGGTAGTGGCCAGAATCAACAGCTGCGCCGCCCAACAGGGAATCCCGCCGCTGGTATTCAGCACTATCGTTGATGAAGCCATCGCGGCCATTGTCTCCAAGGCCAACGCACGCCAACAGGATATCTTCGCGACGTTTCTAGCCCCTCTGGAGCAAGAGCTGCAGCTGCACTCCTCCCACGCCATTGGCAAAAAGCGTAAAATTGACGAGAACACCCACTACTCTGAGCGCATCGACGCCGTTCATTTCGCACTGGACAATGACGACGGCGCCCGCACCCGTCATTACGACAAGGCGGATATCATCCTGATTGGGGTCTCACGCTGCGGCAAAACCCCTACCTGCCTCTATCTGGCCCTGCAGTTCGGCATTCGCGCCGCCAACTACCCGATCACCGAAGAGGATATGGAGGACTTTCGCCTCCCAGCCCCGCTGCACCCCTATCGCCACAAGCTGTTTGGGCTCACCATCGAGCCCCAGCGGCTGGTGGCCATTCGCAGCGAACGACGCCCCAACAGCCGTTACGCCTCCCCTCGGCAGTGCCAGATGGAGATTGCCGAGGTCGCCCGCCTGCTGGAAAAGGAGCGCATCCCCTGCATCGACACCACCCATTTTTCAGTCGAGGAGATCGCCACCCGCATCATTGCCGATGCAGGCATTGCCCGCCGCCTGAAATAGCTCGCCGGGGGCTACTGGCAAGGGCTACTGCCCCCAAATGGCCTTTTTTCCCTGGGCAGATGGGGCGCGATGAGTGAGTCGCCAGCAACGATGGATTTTGGGGTTACGGGCGAAATCCGGGTCCAGGGTCTGGGGACTGATCTCCTCCACCTGATAACGCTGGCTTACCCCCTCATCGAGCTGGAAACGACGGAAGTTGTTGGAAAAATAGAGTACCCCATCCTGGGCCAGCGACTTCATCGCCGCGTCAATCAATACCACCTGATCCCGCTGGACATCGAACACCCCCTCCATACGCTTGGAGTTGGAGAAGGTGGGAGGATCGATAAAGATCAGGTCAAAGGTCTCCCTGTTATCACGAATCCACTCCATGCAGTCGGCCCGTACCAGCTGATGGCGTTCGCTGAAGCCGTTGAGCGAGAGATTTTTACGGGCCCACTCCAGGTAGGTGGCCGACAGGTCGACACTCACCGATGATCGCGCCCCTCCGTGCGCCGCGTGGACTGTTGCAGCGCCGGTATAGCAGAACAGGTTAAGGAAACGCTTCCCCTTAGCCTCCTGGCCGATCCGGCGCCGCATCGGCCGGTGATCCAGAAACAGGCCCGTGTCCAGGTAGTCGGTCAGGTTGACCAGCAGGCGACACCCGTGTTCGACCACCTCCAGCTGCGCCCCCTGTCGGTCCTGGCGCTGGTACTGCTCCTTGCCGCTCTGGCGCTTGCGCTCCTTGAGCACTATGCGGGTGGGATCCACCTCCAGCGCCTCCGGGATAGCAGAGAGCAGCTCCCTGAGGCGCCCCGTCGCCTTGTCCGGATCAATGGACTTGGGTGCCTGGTACTCCTGCACGCAAACCCAATCCCCGTAAAGGTCCACCGCCGCCGAATACTCCGGCATATCGGCATCGTAAACCCGGTAACACTGCAGCTCCTCACGCCGCACCCACTTGGCGAGTTGGCGACGATTCTTGCGCAGGCGGTTCGCCACCATCTGGGCACCTGCGCTCAGGGGCGCTGCTCCGCTCACCCCCTGGGCTCCCGCTTCAGCACCCTCTCGCCCGCGGACAAACCACTCGGGGTCGATCTCGAACATCAACAGGCGTGTGGGCAGGGCCCCATTGAAATAGCTGTATTGGCGCCTCGCCCGAATCCCCATCCGCTTGCCCAGCTCGGGGTTACCGGTCAACACCGCCCCCCGCCAACCGAGAAACTGCTCCCGCATGGCACTCCCCAGATAGCGGTAAAGATAGAGCAGGCTCGCCTCCTCCCCCAACCGTTCACCATAGGGGGGATTAGTCACCAGGAGACCAGGAGTTGCCGCCAACTCCGGACGTTTAAGGGTCGCCAGCTCAGCCACCTGGAGCTGGATACAGTGCCCCATACCGGCGCGTTGGATGTTGTTCTGTGCACGCTGTACCACCTTGCCGTCACCCTCGAAGCCAGTGATTGAAGCGCGATAGCCCTCAATACCGCGAGCCTGGCGCTCAAGGGCCTCCTCGCGCACCCGTTGCCAAACCGCCGGCACATGACCTTGCCAGCCGTGAAAGCCAAAACGCTCCCTGGCCAGGCCAGGAGCCGTATCGGTGGCCATCAGGGCCGCCTCAATCAACAAGGTCGCAGAGCCGCACATGGGGTCAACCAAACTCCCCCCGGCAGTGGCCAACTCGGGCCAGCCGCAGCGGTAAAGTACCGCGGCCGCCAGGTTTTCCTTTAAGGGTGCCGCCCCCGCCTCTTTGCGATAGCCGCGCTGGTGCAGGCTTTGCCCAGAGAGATCAATCGATACGATGGCATGCCCCTTGGCCAGCACCAGGCTGACCCTCAGGTCGGGATTCTGCCGATCCACAGAGGGGCGCTGGCCGCTTCTCTCACGCATCTGGTCCACAATCGCGTCCTTGGCTTTGAGTGCGCCAAAGTGGCTGTTGTTGATCCCCTTGACCTCACCCCGACAGTCCACCCGCAATGATCCGGACGGGGCCAGGTGCTCGGACCAGTCCACAGCGGCGACTCCGCGGTAGAGATCATCCCCGGACTCGACGGCAAAGCGGGTAAGGCGCAGCAGAATACGGTTGGCCAGTCGGGACCAGAGACAGCACCGGTAAGCCACCTCCACCGGCCCCTTAAAGGAGACACCGGCCACGGTCTCGCGGGCCTCCTCAGCCCCCAGCGACAGCAGTTCCTGCAACAGCTGGCCTTCCAGACCCTTGGGACAGGAGGCAAAGAGATCTAGGGGATGGGTCATGGAGGGTACCTGTGAAAAAGGGGCGCATGATAAACCAGAGTAGGCGCCGGTGCGAACAAAGAAAAAGGTCACTCACTCAATGGAATTGCGTCACAAAACAGATACAAATCATAACACAGTGGCTGCATCGACCGGGCTCTGTGAAGCCCCACTCATAATTTGCGGGCCACTCCCGGTAGTATCACCTCAGGTTAATCGCAATGCATAGATAAGCCCGCAGGTGCAGCACCATGAAAACCCAAGCCCTCAGCATCCTCATCGCCACTTTCCTGATGGCCTCTGCTGCCGTCAAGGCGGAGACTCTCGGTAACAGCCTGCACCCGATGCTTAACCTGTCCAATCTTGAGAGCGCGCCAGCAGCCAACGACCTGAGCGATGTAGCACCCAACAGCATCCGCCTTAATCCCAATACCGGCCTGAGCCTCGAATACACCAGCATCGACAGTGACTACGAGATTCAGGACGAACTTCTTGGCACCATTATGCAACTGCGTATAAAACTGGTTTCAACCTTTTAATTCAATAATTTACATAAAACACTTAACTTTCAGTCGAGATTTATCTCCCCACTTTGAATAAGCTTGTGCGAATTTATTCGCAATCAATTCTCGACAAGCCTGCGCCCTTTGGGATAGAAATAATTTACAGGCTACCGAGAAAAGGAGGCGGTAGCAGCATCTGGGTTCCCTCTATTTTCATCGTTATCCCTTCCCCTGACCCAGGTCCCTGTTTTCTGTGTTGTACAAGCCCTCCCCTGGAGGCACCGGGGTTTTGTTCATCGTCATGCTTTTCCAAACCCCCGACGGTAAAGCGGTAATAACATTAATAGCTGAGGCCAAAACAACCATGAAAAGACAGAAAAGAGACAAAATGGAACGTGCATTCGCAAAAGGATATAACACTGGCGTGTCCGGGAAATCACGCGATCAGTGCCCACATGGAACCCTTGAAACGAGACAAGCTTGGTTGACGGGCTGGCGGGAAGGCCGCTCCGACAACTGGGACGGACTCACCGGCGTATCCGGTGTTCATCGTGTGGCAGATATGCACTAACTCCAGACTCTTGACGTCCAGAGTAATTCGTACACCAACAACACAACAAAAAAGGGGCCTTCGGGCCCCTTTGCTATGGCGCTTAGACTGAAGTCAGCCGCGCAGTGCCGCCACTGCTTCAGATGCCGCCGAAATAAGGGCAGGGCCTTTGTAAATGAAGCCGGTATAAACCTGCACCAGGCTTGCACCCGCCTGAATCTTCTCGGCCGCAGAGGCCGCATCACTCACCCCACCGACACCAATGATCGGCAGCCGCCCTGCCAGCTCGTCCGCCAGCATGCGAATAGTGGCCGTAGAGCGGGTGCGGACCGGATCACCGCTGAGCCCGCCAGTTTCAGCCGCGTGCTCAAGACCGGCAACGGGCTCTCGATCGAGGGTAGTATTGGTGGCAATAACCCCATCCATCTCCTGCTCGAGCAATACCTGCGCCAGAGCTCGGAGCTCCTCCTCCTCCATATCAGGAGCGATCTTGATGGCAATCGGCACATAGCGCCTGGTCTGTTGGTTTAGACGGTGCTGTGCCTCTTTGAGCGCTTCCAGTAACGCCCTGAACACATCACCGTGCTGGAGGCTTCTCAGACCCGGGGTGTTCGGCGAGGAGATATTAACGGCGATGTAGTCGGCGTGGGGGTAGACCTTCTCAAAGCAGGTCAGGTAGTCACTCCGGGCTTCCTCAACAGGAGTATCAAAGTTTTTCCCGATATTGATGCCGATAACCCCCTTGTATTGCGCACGCTGCACATTCGCAACCAGGTGGTCAACCCCCTTGTTGTTAAACCCCATGCGATTGATGATCGCCTGGCGCTCAGGGATCCGGAACAGGCGGGGCTTGGGGTTACCCGGCTGAGGCCTTGGGGTGACCGTGCCCAGTTCCAGGAACCCAAACCCAAGAGCACCAAGGCCATCAATGCAATCACCGTTCTTATCAAGGCCGGCAGCCAGCCCGACCGGGTTTTGAAAATCGATCCCCATCACTGAACAGGGCCGGGGAGCCACCCTGGCAGCCATCAGGGAACCCAGCCCCAGGCGCCCGGCCGCCCCCAGCAGGTCCAGGCTCAGGTCATGGGCGACTTCGGGGTCGAGGGTAAAGAGAAAACGGCGTGCCAGTGAATACATATCAGTTCCCAGGTTGGTCGACGGCGCAATTATACGCAGCTACACAAAAAAGGGCAGCCACACCGTTACAGCCGCTCAATCTGCTGAAAACGGCCCTGCTCGTCAAAATCGATACGAAACCGCCCGGCAACACCGTCATGGGTCACAAAGGGCCTGAGGATCTCGCTGGGAAACCTTACGCTTCGCCCATCCGCTGTGCGGGCATGTATTTGCCGAATAACACCGGCATAGTGTGCCTGGTATTGCTGCGCTGGAATCTGAATATCGACTATCACGCTCTGCATTAATGACCCACCCGCTACCGATACAGGCTATTTTTATCAAACGGAGGCACAGGGCTCAAGAGGGCAACAGGGGCGCCAAGCGCCCCTGCCAACACCCCGCGTGAAGCGATTAAGAATGGCTGCTTTGCACCAGGTCCACCAGTTCGCGGTTGGCCACCGTAAACATCGCCAGCTCACAACTCCCCTGGCTGCGAAGGTCAGTCAGCATGGCATCCCAGCGACGAACCAGCGCCGCATTCTGGCTTAACCAGCCTTCCAGCTGCTGCTCCACCTCCAGCTTGGCGTTAGCCCCCTTGAGAATCGCTACGGTCAATGCCCGAAGCTGCCAGTTGAGCTCGTCCCGAATACTCTCTCGAGCCATTGATTGCCACTGGTTGGATGCATCCAGGTTGCCCAACTCCTGAGCAAACCAGTTGATATCCAGCCGATCCCCCAGGGCAAAGAAAAGCCGTGCGACACTGTCCAGGGGCTGCCCGGTCTGGTCGGCCGCCTGAGTAATGGAAAGACTAGCGGAGAGAAAACGCTTGCCCGCTACCACACCGGCCAGGGATTTGGGAACACCTACCGCTACCAACGCCTCTAACCCCTGTTCCCACAGCGTTCTCTGTTTATCATTAAGCAACTTGGAAAACAGCGCGATGAACTCGCTGACCTTGGGGCCGTAATGGGCAACTGCCTCCTGCACAACCAGGTCGTTCCGTTTTATACGAATAAACCAGCGGGTAGCCCGTTGGGTCAGCTGGATCAGCTCTCCCATCATCTCGTGCTGAACCTGGCTACTGACCTTATGGTCCAGCTGCTCAATCTGCTCAAAGTAACCCGCCATCCCAAACACATCCCGGGCAACGACATAGGCGCGAGCGATCTCGGCGGGCGAGGCCCCCGTGGACTGACTCAGTTTATGGGCAAAGGTGATACCCATCATGTTAATCATATGGTTGGCGATCTGGGTCGAGACGATCTCCCTGCGCAAGCGATGGCTCTCAATCAGGGAGCCATACTTTTTCACCAGTGTGCGGGGAAAAGCGGTGTTTGCCTCCTTCGCCAGATAGGGGTCATCGGGCACCCCGGAGGCCAGCAGCTGCTCCTTCAGGTCCGCTTTGCTGTAGGAGATCAGAAGGGATAGCTCAGGCCGTGTGAGCCCTTGCCCGGCGGCCAGGCGTTCGCTAAGCCCCTCATCGTCCGG from Aestuariirhabdus litorea encodes:
- the ppsA gene encoding phosphoenolpyruvate synthase; this translates as MIDYVLPLQELGAGDVEVVGGKNASLGEMISNLSGAGVSVPGGFATTADAYREFLEESGLNQRIHELLDELDVDDVNALAVAGSTIRAWIMDQPFQPELEQAIEEAFAALQQGNSNLAVAVRSSATAEDLPDASFAGQQETFLNIRGLENVIHAVKEVFASLFNDRAIAYRVHQGFDHRLVALSAGIQRMVRSETGASGVLFTLDTESGFRDVVFITAAYGLGETVVQGAVNPDEFYVHKPTLEANRPAILRRNLGSKAIKMVYGEQASVGRSVDTVDVPESDRMRFCISDAEVEELARQALIIERHYGRPMDVEWARDGDDGKLYIVQARPETVKSRAHAATMERYLLRERGTVLVEGRSIGQRIGSGPVKVIYDLSEMDRVQPGDVLVTDMTDPDWEPIMKRASAIVTDRGGRTCHAAIIARELGIPAVVGCGDATSRLQNDQQVTVSCAEGDTGLIYEGALEFELRKNSVDSMPELPFKIMMNVGNPDRAFDFQAIPNEGVGLARLEFIINRMIGVHPKALLNYDSLPADIKANVDDRIAGYPGPVEFYIEKLVEGVSTIAAAFAPKKVIVRLSDFKSNEYANLIGGRLYEPEEENPMLGFRGASRYISDSFRDCFALECKAMKRVRDEMGLTNVELMVPFVRTVGEAKRVVELLETQGLKRGENGLRLIMMCELPANALLAEQFLEYFDGFSIGSNDMTQLTLGLDRDSGIIAHLFDERNEAVKVLLANAIAACRKAGKYIGICGQGPSDHPDLAKWLMEQGIDTVSLNPDSVMETWFYLADKELS
- the ppsR gene encoding posphoenolpyruvate synthetase regulatory kinase/phosphorylase PpsR, which translates into the protein MKRYVFFISDGTGITAESFGQSLLAQFDHVEFDRQTLPYIDTPAKAEQVVARINSCAAQQGIPPLVFSTIVDEAIAAIVSKANARQQDIFATFLAPLEQELQLHSSHAIGKKRKIDENTHYSERIDAVHFALDNDDGARTRHYDKADIILIGVSRCGKTPTCLYLALQFGIRAANYPITEEDMEDFRLPAPLHPYRHKLFGLTIEPQRLVAIRSERRPNSRYASPRQCQMEIAEVARLLEKERIPCIDTTHFSVEEIATRIIADAGIARRLK
- the rlmKL gene encoding bifunctional 23S rRNA (guanine(2069)-N(7))-methyltransferase RlmK/23S rRNA (guanine(2445)-N(2))-methyltransferase RlmL, whose product is MTHPLDLFASCPKGLEGQLLQELLSLGAEEARETVAGVSFKGPVEVAYRCCLWSRLANRILLRLTRFAVESGDDLYRGVAAVDWSEHLAPSGSLRVDCRGEVKGINNSHFGALKAKDAIVDQMRERSGQRPSVDRQNPDLRVSLVLAKGHAIVSIDLSGQSLHQRGYRKEAGAAPLKENLAAAVLYRCGWPELATAGGSLVDPMCGSATLLIEAALMATDTAPGLARERFGFHGWQGHVPAVWQRVREEALERQARGIEGYRASITGFEGDGKVVQRAQNNIQRAGMGHCIQLQVAELATLKRPELAATPGLLVTNPPYGERLGEEASLLYLYRYLGSAMREQFLGWRGAVLTGNPELGKRMGIRARRQYSYFNGALPTRLLMFEIDPEWFVRGREGAEAGAQGVSGAAPLSAGAQMVANRLRKNRRQLAKWVRREELQCYRVYDADMPEYSAAVDLYGDWVCVQEYQAPKSIDPDKATGRLRELLSAIPEALEVDPTRIVLKERKRQSGKEQYQRQDRQGAQLEVVEHGCRLLVNLTDYLDTGLFLDHRPMRRRIGQEAKGKRFLNLFCYTGAATVHAAHGGARSSVSVDLSATYLEWARKNLSLNGFSERHQLVRADCMEWIRDNRETFDLIFIDPPTFSNSKRMEGVFDVQRDQVVLIDAAMKSLAQDGVLYFSNNFRRFQLDEGVSQRYQVEEISPQTLDPDFARNPKIHRCWRLTHRAPSAQGKKAIWGQ
- the rmf gene encoding ribosome modulation factor, with the translated sequence MKRQKRDKMERAFAKGYNTGVSGKSRDQCPHGTLETRQAWLTGWREGRSDNWDGLTGVSGVHRVADMH
- a CDS encoding quinone-dependent dihydroorotate dehydrogenase; its protein translation is MYSLARRFLFTLDPEVAHDLSLDLLGAAGRLGLGSLMAARVAPRPCSVMGIDFQNPVGLAAGLDKNGDCIDGLGALGFGFLELGTVTPRPQPGNPKPRLFRIPERQAIINRMGFNNKGVDHLVANVQRAQYKGVIGINIGKNFDTPVEEARSDYLTCFEKVYPHADYIAVNISSPNTPGLRSLQHGDVFRALLEALKEAQHRLNQQTRRYVPIAIKIAPDMEEEELRALAQVLLEQEMDGVIATNTTLDREPVAGLEHAAETGGLSGDPVRTRSTATIRMLADELAGRLPIIGVGGVSDAASAAEKIQAGASLVQVYTGFIYKGPALISAASEAVAALRG
- a CDS encoding DUF2835 domain-containing protein, with product MQSVIVDIQIPAQQYQAHYAGVIRQIHARTADGRSVRFPSEILRPFVTHDGVAGRFRIDFDEQGRFQQIERL